From Gottschalkiaceae bacterium SANA:
GATTGCTCCACACCCTTTTCGACAATCATTTCAACGGCATGACAAGCCGCCTTCAACACATGGTCCAAGGTCTTTTCTTCTTGTGCACTGAATCCGCTCAATACATAGTTGGCAAGATCCATATAGGTCGGTTGCTTTCCAATTCCAATACGGACCCGAGGAAAAACATCGGTCTGTAATTGAAAAATCACGGATTTCATGCCGTTATGACTACCGCCGCTACCCCGTTTTCTAACCTTGAGGATGCCAACCTCGAAATCGATATCGTCATAAATCACAATCATATTCTCTGGTGGCACTTGAAAATAACGCTGCAATTCAACCACAGCTCGGCCACTTTCATTCATAAAGGTCTGCGGTTTGATCAAAACAATCTTCTCTCCACCTCGAAAAACTTCTCCCGAAAGGGATTGAAACTGCACCTTCTTCACAGAGACGCCCCAGTCTTTCGCCAATCGGTCGATCACCCGAAAACCAACATTATGTCTTGTTTTTTCATATTTTTTTCCCGGATTTCCCAATCCTATAATAACATACATTCTACACCTCTTAAAAAACCCCCGAAATCATCGGGGGTCTTCTTTCTAGTCAAACAATACACTGATGGAACGGTTTCCGTGAATTCTGCGAATGGATTCTGCTAGCAATTCTGCAACCGGCATGATCTTGATTTTATCGATCTGTTTTTCCGCTGGAAGAGGAATTGTATCCGTAATCAAGACCTCTAGAATCGGAGAATTCTTGATTCGTTCAATTGCTGGTCCCGACAGAATGCCGTGGGTACAGCTTGCATAGACATCCAGTGAACCGAATTGCTTGGCAACCTCAGCCGCTTTTACCAAAGAACCCGCTGTATCGATCATATCATCAATAATAATAACATGCTTGCCTTCGATATCACCAATAACATTCATGACTTCCGCCACATTTGCCTTAGGACGACGTTTTTCAATAATTGCGATTGGAAGGTCCAAAATGGCACCTAAGTTTCTTGCCCGCTTCACTCCACCGATATCAGGAGAAAGAACGATGGTATTGTCTTTGTTCAAGCCCTCTTTGGCTTTGTAGTATTCGCCCAATAGGTTGATTGCCTTCAAATGATCCACTGGGATATCGAAAAATCCTTGCAATTGTGATGCATGCAAGTCCATCGCTACCACGCGGTCGGCACCCGCCGCTTGAAGAAGATTCGCAATCAGTTTTGCAGAGATTGGATCTCTAGCCTTCGCCTTTCGATCTTGTCTCGCATACCCGTAGTATGGAATTACCGCATTGATTCTTCCCGCTGACGCTCGTTTGAATGCGTCAATCAGTATCAACACTTCCATCAAGTTCTCATTCACCGGTGGACATGTCGATTGAATCAAGTACACGTCATTTCCGCGTACAGTCTCTGGAATGCTGACAGAAATTTCTCCATCACTGAATCGATCCACACTGCAACGGCCCAATGAAATACCCAACTCATTGCAGATTGCCTGCGCGAGTTCAGGATTTGCATTACCTGTAAAAACCTTGATACGACTTTGCTCAGAATGCATGGTACTCCTCCTAAAATTAACCTATTTATTAAAGAAACGCTCCGCCCATCCAGCTTTATTTACCTGCTTCGCTCTCGCAATGGATAAATCACCTTCTTCTACATCCCGCGTAATGGTTGATCCCGCTGCAACAAAACCCTTTTTCTTCACATGCACCGGTGCCACCAAATTCGCATTGGATCCAATAAAAGCATCATCCTCCACAATGGATTGAGATTTCTTTTTACCGTCGTAGTTTACAAATACGACGCCACAACCTATATTCACCCGTTCTCCAACAATTGCATCTCCTACATAAGAAAGATGACTAGCCTTTGAGCCATTGCCGATTACAGCATTTTTTACTTCTACAAAATCTCCGATTCTGCAACCCTCTCCAATTTGACTCTTTGGACGCAAATACGCGTAGGGGCCGATGGTCGTCTTCCGACCAACCGTACTTTCCAGAATTTTCGATGAATCGATAGTGACTGCATCTCCAATTACACTGTCGACAATTTTGGACATGGAGCCAATTTCAACATTGCTCCCAATCACAGTCTTCCCTTTCAATTGCACATTTGCTTCGATCAGCGTGTCCTGTCCGATGGATACATCCACATCGATATAGGTGCTTGCCGGATCAATCAGGGTCACCCCTTCTTCCATCCAATGTGTGTTAATCCATTGCTGTCGAATCTTTGTCGCCTCCGCCAATTGCACCCGGGAATTAATCCCTCGGATATGATCAGCGTCTTTCATACAATAGGACTCAACCTGTTGGCCCAACTCTCTAAGGATTTGCAAACTGTCTGTTAAATAATATTCGCCTTGCGCATTCTCGGTTGTCAAACCAGCAAGGGCGATCTTTAATGCTTTCCCTTGAAAGCAGAAAATTCCTGAGTTAATTTCTTGAATCAAGCGTTCCTCTGCCGTTGCATCCTTTTGCTCCACGATCCCAACAACACCTTTTGTATCATGTAAGATTCGACCATATCCCGTCGGATCCTCCATCTTCGCGCTCAAGACTGTCGCTACCGCTTTACTGTTCCGATGCTTCTGTAGAAGGGCAGTCAAGTCAGCGCCTTCAATCAAAGGGGTATCCCCTGTCAGAATAAAGACCTCGTCTTCGTCATCAATAAACTTCATCCCTTGCATGGCCGCATATCCGGTTCCATAGGGAGCTCCATCTTCGATGGGCTGGTCAGCAAAATGCCATCCCTTCTGCTCATAGGCAGAACAAATCTCATTTTTTCCATGGCCCACGATGACAATGGTTTCGTCGCTGCCAGCGTCACTTGCCGCCCGCGCAACCCATTCCATCAGAGATTCTCCACAGATCTTATGCATTACTTTCGGAATTTGCGATTTCATTCGAGTGCCTTGCCCCGCGGCAAGAATCATTGCTTTAATCATTATCCGTCACCTCACAACCTACACCATTATACCAGAGTTTTCAATCCTTTCAACTATTATATTCTAACACAAAAAAAGGACCGTGAACGGTCCTTTTCTGCTTTATTCAATCGTTTCAGCTTCCTGCATGGATCTTTCATATTCAGTAAAAACAATATCCTGGATTGTCGCGCGCGTATCCGAATTAATTGGATGCGCAATATCGCGAAATTCACCATCAGGCATTCTTCTGGACGGCATCGCAATAAAAAGTCCATTTTGCCCCTCGATGATCTTAATGTCGTGTACCACGAAGGCATCGTCAAAGGTTACCGATACTATTGCCTTCATTTTCCCATCAGTGTTGATCTTTCTTACTCTTACGTCTGTTACTTCCATTTTACAGCTCCTTCCGCCAAGATTGAATGCATATTGTATGATAGTCCATTATATATATACTCCTTTTGGAAAGGAAAACCCTTTTTTTTGAAAAAAGTTTTCGAAATATTTTTTCAATTCATCAAAAAATCCATTGAATAACAAAAAAACCATAGCAAAACACCTGGCATCCTCATCAAGGTTGAAGGGGCATGCCCATGTCTACACTATGGAAATCTCTTATTTGCATCTTTATTCAGTCTACATTTCCTTGCCGTGTTTTGACGGCGACAAGTATTTAATCGAGATTGGGATGAATAACAACCTCTCCAGTTTGCTCATCGACCGAGACCAATTTAAACATGGCGTAGTAATCCTGAACCAATTTCCGATCCGGTTCTTCCGTCGCAACCAAGACCCCAATCCCTTCTACAACTGCCTCAAACTCCCGAACCATTTCAATCATGCCACGCAAGGTTCCGCCTCCGCGCATAAAATCATCAACCAAAAGCACATGAGCACCTGCAGGAATCGCTCGCTTCGATAAAGACATGGTCTGAATCTGTCCGGTCGATCCACTACGATAATTAATATTGACCGTGGTTCCTTCCGTCACCTTGATGTTTTTCCGAACGGTTACCATGGGTACATTTAAAACGCGTGCTGTCGCCAAAGCAACGGGAATGCCCTTGGTTTCCACCGTGACCACATAATCAATCTTTTTTTCGGCATAACGATCCGCGAAGATCTTGCCAATGGTAAATACCGTATCTGGATGGTTCAACAGATCCGTCATATAAATAAATCCGCCGGCTATTAGCCGTTCCTTCTCCATAATTCGCTTGCCAATTCGAGTCAAGAAACTCACTGTTTCTCCCCGATTTAAATGAGGCTGAAACAAAACCCCGCCCGCTGCGCCGGATTGCGTCACAATTTCTCCTGAATCCAATCGCTTGACCAATTGACGTAGAATCGCGACATCTTCACTAATCGTCGTCTTCGAAGCAGCAAAACGTTCCTCAAATGCCTGGTATGTGAATAACTGGTTGGGATGTTCAACCAGTATTGAAAAAATAGCGGCTACTCGCTCACTGCGTTTAAATTTCTCCATAAAAACCCCTTTCAAACACGAACAATTTGTTTCATTATATACTATTTTATTCGCATATACATGTTTTTACAAGATGTTTTCTAGAAAATCATTTGGATTTTTTTATGATATAATAAAAGCATTCAAAAATAGGAGGCTCCCTTTGAACATCAATTGGAAAAATCAAAATCAAACGATTCACTTT
This genomic window contains:
- the pth gene encoding aminoacyl-tRNA hydrolase yields the protein MYVIIGLGNPGKKYEKTRHNVGFRVIDRLAKDWGVSVKKVQFQSLSGEVFRGGEKIVLIKPQTFMNESGRAVVELQRYFQVPPENMIVIYDDIDFEVGILKVRKRGSGGSHNGMKSVIFQLQTDVFPRVRIGIGKQPTYMDLANYVLSGFSAQEEKTLDHVLKAACHAVEMIVEKGVEQSMNQTNHLNFQ
- the purR gene encoding pur operon repressor; the encoded protein is MEKFKRSERVAAIFSILVEHPNQLFTYQAFEERFAASKTTISEDVAILRQLVKRLDSGEIVTQSGAAGGVLFQPHLNRGETVSFLTRIGKRIMEKERLIAGGFIYMTDLLNHPDTVFTIGKIFADRYAEKKIDYVVTVETKGIPVALATARVLNVPMVTVRKNIKVTEGTTVNINYRSGSTGQIQTMSLSKRAIPAGAHVLLVDDFMRGGGTLRGMIEMVREFEAVVEGIGVLVATEEPDRKLVQDYYAMFKLVSVDEQTGEVVIHPNLD
- the glmU gene encoding bifunctional UDP-N-acetylglucosamine diphosphorylase/glucosamine-1-phosphate N-acetyltransferase GlmU, encoding MIKAMILAAGQGTRMKSQIPKVMHKICGESLMEWVARAASDAGSDETIVIVGHGKNEICSAYEQKGWHFADQPIEDGAPYGTGYAAMQGMKFIDDEDEVFILTGDTPLIEGADLTALLQKHRNSKAVATVLSAKMEDPTGYGRILHDTKGVVGIVEQKDATAEERLIQEINSGIFCFQGKALKIALAGLTTENAQGEYYLTDSLQILRELGQQVESYCMKDADHIRGINSRVQLAEATKIRQQWINTHWMEEGVTLIDPASTYIDVDVSIGQDTLIEANVQLKGKTVIGSNVEIGSMSKIVDSVIGDAVTIDSSKILESTVGRKTTIGPYAYLRPKSQIGEGCRIGDFVEVKNAVIGNGSKASHLSYVGDAIVGERVNIGCGVVFVNYDGKKKSQSIVEDDAFIGSNANLVAPVHVKKKGFVAAGSTITRDVEEGDLSIARAKQVNKAGWAERFFNK
- the spoVG gene encoding septation regulator SpoVG translates to MEVTDVRVRKINTDGKMKAIVSVTFDDAFVVHDIKIIEGQNGLFIAMPSRRMPDGEFRDIAHPINSDTRATIQDIVFTEYERSMQEAETIE
- a CDS encoding ribose-phosphate pyrophosphokinase, giving the protein MHSEQSRIKVFTGNANPELAQAICNELGISLGRCSVDRFSDGEISVSIPETVRGNDVYLIQSTCPPVNENLMEVLILIDAFKRASAGRINAVIPYYGYARQDRKAKARDPISAKLIANLLQAAGADRVVAMDLHASQLQGFFDIPVDHLKAINLLGEYYKAKEGLNKDNTIVLSPDIGGVKRARNLGAILDLPIAIIEKRRPKANVAEVMNVIGDIEGKHVIIIDDMIDTAGSLVKAAEVAKQFGSLDVYASCTHGILSGPAIERIKNSPILEVLITDTIPLPAEKQIDKIKIMPVAELLAESIRRIHGNRSISVLFD